The following proteins are co-located in the Blastopirellula marina genome:
- the ccoS gene encoding cbb3-type cytochrome oxidase assembly protein CcoS gives MSVIYIALPIALFLAGLAVAAFVWCTRQGQFDDLETPAVRILQEDRVVRKKHS, from the coding sequence ATGAGCGTCATCTACATCGCCCTTCCGATCGCTCTTTTTCTAGCAGGCCTTGCCGTGGCCGCGTTCGTGTGGTGTACGCGACAAGGACAATTCGACGATCTGGAAACGCCAGCCGTGCGAATTCTGCAAGAAGATCGTGTCGTGAGAAAGAAACACTCTTAG
- a CDS encoding heavy metal translocating P-type ATPase: protein MAIAPAPTKVAPAHAECTHCGLPVPAELRSAAREEQFCCHGCETAYLILQEDQELLESLQARREASATARRELQNYTYLDHPSFFETHCRERDSGVVQTRFLLEGILCASCVFAVEKLPRFLPGVINAQMNLTTSQATIEWRPDAVALSDIARTLDRLGYPPHPVTEDGQERLEREESHRQLIRLAVAGACAGNTMLIAVTLYLGFFSGMSSEFLHLFRWTSAGIAMVCLVWPGSVFFRGAWQAFRSGTPHMDLPVALGLAAGAIMGLVNTFLGRGEIYFDSLTVLIFLLLVGRYLQYAQQRRAIHKISLLKTLLPRSVFRLVAQNLDAEDESIPLEAVRPGDWIRLRAGDVVPTDGTIVDGTSLVDQSMLTGESRGVPVAVGDRVLSGATNMTGPLVIETESTGNETRLSKIFELVEDGLRSKTPIVQFANWIGGYFVIAVLWLALITVAIWASTDWELAINHAMALLIVACPCALGLATPFTVAIAQGRAASRGILIKSGDVFERLARPGIIWLDKTGTLTQGRMQVVTLSGEESVMPMVALMERSVIHPIAEAITRKYAAATDVNVTEFESIPGVGLTARLDGKLYQVGSERILVERSIDISDMLWTQLTKYQADGYSIVVVVREREVVTVCALGDQIRPDAKSTIDQLKTLGWQVGMLSGDHQQVADSVGRAIGISSKLTMGDLSPEDKLAIIQQSSAQQTVVMVGDGVNDSIALATASVGIAVDGGAEVSLKAANVYLTQHGISPILEVIAGSKQTLRTIHRNFAVSLSYNAAAVLLCMLGLINPIVAAVLMPLSSLTVLAISASNGAFSRTKSPIKNESLTQPALT, encoded by the coding sequence ATGGCAATCGCGCCTGCACCTACGAAAGTTGCTCCTGCTCACGCCGAGTGCACGCACTGTGGGCTACCGGTGCCTGCCGAACTGCGATCCGCTGCGCGTGAAGAGCAGTTCTGCTGCCATGGGTGCGAGACGGCTTACTTGATTCTGCAAGAGGATCAAGAACTGCTCGAGTCGCTGCAGGCCCGGCGTGAGGCCAGCGCAACGGCGCGACGAGAATTGCAGAACTACACTTACCTCGATCATCCTTCCTTCTTCGAGACTCATTGCCGTGAACGGGATAGCGGTGTCGTGCAGACCCGTTTCCTGTTGGAAGGAATCTTGTGTGCCAGCTGTGTGTTTGCGGTTGAAAAGCTGCCTCGTTTTCTGCCCGGCGTGATCAACGCCCAGATGAACCTGACGACGTCGCAAGCCACCATCGAATGGCGCCCCGATGCCGTGGCACTTTCCGATATTGCCCGCACCCTCGACCGGCTCGGCTACCCACCGCATCCCGTAACGGAAGATGGCCAAGAGCGACTTGAACGAGAGGAATCGCATCGTCAATTGATTCGCCTGGCGGTTGCCGGGGCTTGTGCCGGTAACACGATGCTGATTGCTGTGACGCTTTACCTCGGCTTCTTTAGTGGGATGAGCAGCGAGTTCCTCCACCTATTTCGCTGGACTAGTGCCGGCATCGCGATGGTTTGCCTGGTGTGGCCAGGTTCAGTCTTCTTTCGTGGAGCGTGGCAAGCGTTTCGGTCCGGGACGCCCCATATGGATTTGCCGGTTGCCCTTGGCTTGGCTGCTGGAGCAATCATGGGCTTGGTGAATACCTTCTTAGGACGAGGCGAGATTTACTTCGACTCGTTGACTGTTTTGATCTTTCTGCTTCTGGTGGGACGCTATCTGCAATACGCGCAGCAGCGACGTGCCATTCATAAGATTTCGTTACTAAAAACCCTCTTACCCCGATCTGTCTTTCGCCTGGTTGCCCAAAACCTGGATGCGGAAGACGAATCGATTCCTCTAGAAGCAGTTCGACCAGGTGATTGGATCCGTCTTCGGGCTGGGGACGTGGTTCCCACAGATGGGACGATCGTCGACGGTACGTCCCTGGTCGATCAATCTATGCTAACCGGCGAGTCGCGTGGCGTGCCGGTGGCGGTGGGGGACCGTGTCCTGAGCGGTGCCACCAACATGACCGGTCCCTTGGTCATCGAAACCGAGTCGACCGGCAATGAAACGCGGCTGAGCAAGATCTTCGAATTGGTCGAAGATGGTCTCCGGAGTAAAACGCCAATTGTGCAGTTCGCTAACTGGATTGGTGGCTACTTTGTGATTGCCGTGCTGTGGCTGGCTTTGATCACGGTGGCCATCTGGGCATCCACCGATTGGGAGCTGGCCATCAACCACGCGATGGCATTGTTAATCGTGGCTTGTCCCTGTGCATTAGGGCTCGCCACGCCGTTCACGGTCGCGATCGCGCAAGGTCGAGCCGCCTCGCGTGGTATTTTGATTAAGTCGGGAGATGTCTTTGAACGTTTGGCCCGCCCCGGGATCATATGGCTCGATAAAACCGGCACGTTAACGCAAGGGCGAATGCAAGTCGTTACGCTATCGGGGGAGGAAAGCGTAATGCCGATGGTCGCTCTGATGGAACGCAGTGTCATTCATCCGATCGCCGAGGCGATCACTCGGAAATATGCCGCCGCGACCGACGTGAACGTGACTGAGTTCGAGTCGATCCCGGGCGTCGGCCTCACAGCCCGCCTCGATGGAAAGCTTTATCAGGTTGGTTCCGAACGAATCTTGGTCGAGCGATCGATCGACATCTCCGACATGCTTTGGACGCAGCTGACCAAGTACCAGGCCGACGGCTACTCGATTGTCGTGGTTGTGCGAGAAAGGGAGGTGGTGACCGTTTGTGCCCTGGGAGATCAAATTCGTCCCGATGCTAAATCGACCATCGATCAGTTGAAAACGTTAGGCTGGCAGGTCGGCATGCTTTCAGGCGATCACCAACAAGTTGCCGACAGCGTCGGTCGAGCGATTGGAATTTCTTCCAAGCTGACGATGGGCGATCTCTCGCCAGAGGACAAATTGGCCATCATTCAGCAGTCTTCTGCTCAGCAAACCGTCGTGATGGTCGGGGACGGGGTGAATGATAGCATCGCTCTGGCCACCGCTTCGGTCGGAATTGCTGTGGATGGGGGTGCGGAGGTCAGTTTGAAAGCGGCTAACGTCTACCTGACCCAACATGGCATCAGTCCAATTCTGGAAGTGATCGCGGGATCAAAGCAAACCTTACGAACCATTCATCGTAACTTCGCCGTCTCGTTAAGTTACAACGCTGCTGCGGTGCTACTATGCATGCTCGGACTTATCAACCCGATTGTCGCGGCCGTGCTGATGCCGCTTAGCTCTTTGACTGTCCTGGCAATCTCGGCTTCCAACGGAGCGTTTTCGCGAACGAAATCGCCAATCAAGAACGAATCTCTAACCCAACCGGCACTGACATGA